The sequence GCCTCGGAGTTCATCTGAATGTCGTGGGTTCGAGCCCCACGTTGGGAGGATATTTTTTGGCTTTTTTTGCAGCCTCATATTTTGTTTGGACTTCGTTTTGAACGATCCTTTTTTGTACCAATCACAAATTTATGCTCGTTGTTCTCGAAGCTGATTAACCCGTCATAAGTTAGTCGACCTTGGCAATAATTATGCAGCTCCTGGCTTTTCGCGGTTTGATTCAGGCTGTTTCACGACATGGAGCCGGTTGGAAATGCAGCGTTCTTTGAACTTTCTACGGAAAGATCGGCGAGTCCGGATATAAGGTACGAACTGACTTGACCAGATCAAGGCATCGGGCAGcgcagaagcgagcgatTTGAACTCGTGAGACACATACAACCTAATCGATTGCACCGAAGTAGTGCGCTACAATCGTGAGTATGTTGATGTGACAGACAAAAGGATTCGACAGACGAAAGGAATGAATGAATGTAAGTTAGCCTGTTATTTGACAGCCAGCGGTCACTATCCGCCGATTCGTCAAAGTCAAAATTCAACGGTTCAGAATTTTCATCTGTATTTACTTTTTGTGTATCCTATCGCTTTATCTGCGGGATCTCAGAACATCTTCTTCCATGCTCAAGACTTTGAGCCTAGACCCAGTCATGTTTTTGTCATGCGTACAACGTCACAGACTCTGTCGCCGCGCGGAATTGTAGGTAAGTTAAGTTGGCTGCCGCTAGACTCACCCCGCAAAAGCTGCGTGGCCAGCTGATCGGTCCAATATAGCTTGTCGTCGCCACACCACGCGCCGGTCCTGTCGTTCTGAAAGCTGGGATAGATGCGGGCTGGTCGCTTTGCAAATCGGCCCAAGGTATTCAATCGATATCAGAAGAATTCGATTCGACATTTCGGCTTCAGCATACCGTGCGTGATCGAACGACGTTGTACCAATGAGAACACAGCTAGTTGAGTTACCTTGCGCGTTGAGGATTCATTTTTCGTGGCGCATGCATCGTTGGCAGCGGTCAACTGCGAGTGCTTGTTCAAGATTGAGGCGCGTGCCGACACACAACAGTGATTGGTTGCCCAACCGAAATTTTTGCAGCAGTGTCTCGTGACCTTGCCAGGGTTCAGGGCGGCGCTCTCTAGCCTCCGACTCGCACCTTACCATACTACAGTAAAACCTCTATAGCCCacttgacgagcttgcacTTTGCTGACTTGATCGTCTTCATCACGTCTGCAATGCGCCACCTTGATGAAGGAGCTATCCCCACCAAAACAAGATAAGGATTTGATAGATGATTGGCTGAACACCATGGCGTATcagagttgtgagtgtgagcTTGTCTGCAAGTGGGCGAGCGATCGACGGTTGTCATTCGGTCTCGCTCGATTTTCGCTGCGAGCCCACATGAGGCTCTTGCTTTCGAGTCTTAGTTATTTATCGTTTCCGCTAAAGACGATgcacacaatcacgaatcacgaatgttgaCAGGTTCTAAAAGCTGAACAGCTGAAGCTGAGTTCGAAAACTCGGGAACTAGGACTGCATCATCGGAAtattattcgtgattggcttCTGTCATTCTTGAGGGGGGACAAGCCGACGGTTCGAGGAAAATCCTTGTTGTGATTTTAGAGTCATCGCGTCAGCATGGACTGCGGCTCCAGAGAGGGCACAACGCTTTGCCGTCAGCGGCGTCGTTTCGAAAAGAGTGTTTGAATTCGGCTCCTCCGATTTGTGCTGCCGTGCTGCCTGTTCCTGCCTCTCTATCTTTGCGTGCAACTATTCTCATACGCTTGCGGGTGGGCGTGCGTGGAGAAGCGCGAGGGTAGACAATGGCGCGCTCTAGGCGTGCGCCTAACGGATCCAAACCGCCGAAGATAGCATCTGAACGAatgagcttggcagcatgTCACAAACCCATTGTCGCCACGACTGAAAGATAAGCTatttctctctctctctgttACATGAGCCAGACCGAGCTTTGACCTGAAGACAGTAGGATGAGCAGCGATTGGTCGCCCAGGCAGGTTGCACCGACTGTGGAAGTGGGTTTGCAGAGCAGAGGCTCGGTTATAGACACACACACCTTTTAAGCTCTGGGCCTCTCTTTTCATTGGTCGAGCCGTCTCGTCTGATTCATCTGCTTCTCTGCCCCTCTCACTTTTCCGCTGCTCTTccctccaccaccaccgtcaCATACTTTGTGACGACTCACGTTTTGTACCCCTAATCATCACTTCTTGATCCTTTGCATTGGTGCACCTTCGCATCACGCGTCACCAGGATCCATCGCCACCAAATATTCTTTCCTGAATCAGTCTCTGCGCTGTATTGTCGAACAGCTTAGATCAACCACGGAGCCACTCAACATGGCATCCACAGGCCTTCCCTCCTCTCTGGGAGATCGATCAAGCGGTTCGGTCTCGCCTACTCAGActgtcgacgtcgaaaAGAACGGCGCTTCTCACGATGAGCCTGTCAAGGTCTCCCAGACACAACCCGCGACGCAGACCGAGTTCGGCGAGAAACGCGAGCAGTACCGCAGCGAGGAGGATTACATgtacgagcagcagaagcgttCCGAAGGTGACCACAAGTTCCATCGTCTCGGCTGGAAGAAGCTCACCGTCTGCCTCATCGTCGAAGCCATTGCTCTCGGTGCTCTATCCATCCCCTCTGCGTTCGCCACACTTGGAATGGTGGCTGGTGTGATTGTCTGCATCGGCATTGGTCTCATTGCCATCTATACGAGTTACATCGTCGGTCAAGTCAAGGTCAAATTCCCTCAAGTCTCGCATTATGCCGACGCTGGTCAGCTCATGATGGGTCGCTTTGGCtacgagctcgtcggtgcCATGTTTGCTCTTCAGTTGACGCTACTGGTTGGCTCTCACTGTCTCACCGGTACCATCGCATTCCTCAACTTGAGCAACAACGCCatctgctcgctcgcctttGGCGTCATTTCGgccatcatcctcttcatcgTTGCCGTTCCTCCCTCGTTCTCCGAGGTGGCCATTCTGGGTTACATTGACTTCGCATCGATTATCATCGCCATTGGTGTTGTCATCATTGGTACAGGTATCAGAAAAAGCCAGCCCGAGCACGCACTTACGCTGACAGAATGGTCGGCATGGCCAAAGGAAGGCACCACCTTTGCTGATGCTTGGGTAGCTCTCACAAACATTGTCTTTGCCTACTCGTTTGCCGTCTGCCAATTCTCCTTCATGGACGAGATGCACACGCCCACCGACTATGTCAAGAGTATCTGGGCGCTCGGCATCATTGAGATTGTCATCTACACCGTCACTGGTGCCCTCATCTACGCCTTTGTTGGCACAGAGGTCAAGTCTCCAGCGCTGCTCTCTGCAGGCACCACGCTCTCCAAGGTCGCATTTGGCATCGCTCTGCCTGTCATTTTTATCTCGGGCTCCATCAACACCACAGTGGTTGCGAGATATGTTCACGGTCGTATGTTTAAGAACTCGGTCATCCGATACATCAACACCAAGATGGGCTGGTTGACATGGCTCGGACTTGTCGCTCTCATTACCGTCATCGCCTGGGTGATCGCAGAGGCAATCCCCTTCTTTTCCGATCTTCTCGGCATCATGTCGGCGCTGTTCATCTCGGGCTTCACCTTCTACTTGCCAGCATTGATGTGGTTCTTGCTGATCAAGGAAGGCAAGTGGAACGCGACTCGCTGGAACACGATCCTTAGCGTTGTCAATGCGATCGTGTTCGTGTTGGGCCTGCTCATCCTGGTCTGCGGAACTTACGCTTCGGTTCAGGATATCATTGACCAGTACAACAAAGGCACAGTGCGAGGATCATTCACTTGCGGGCCCATCGGATAGATGAGAATTGCGCGACTTGCGTTAGAAAAGGGCAAGTTTCGCCttggtcgaggtcgatttttttttctcttttACCCAACATCGCCGGTGGATTGGCGCTGTTCAGAAGCTGAATCTGTTGACCATGGACCGAAACAACACTTCTCGATTGGACTACTgcacgagctcaagctAGATTCGGAAGCTTCTTACCAACGCACTTGTTCTCATGATCTCTCACGCAAACCCAATTTGGCCCTAATGAAATGCTCCAACACGTTGTCTTCTTGACGAAATGTAATTTGTACTCAACACTTATACTAACAGTATTGCCGCAGTCACcccagcatcgacgtcatcgGATCCCTTCTGCCGATTGCCATATAAGTATCGGTGATATTAGATTGTTGCCTCCTTACCTGTGAGGAACACAGGTGAGGTTGGTATGATTTGATGTGCTGTCTATCTTCGTCCAGGAGGATCTTGCCCGATGAGAGTGCGATCGGGCACCTCCACCTTCAGGAAGCGAAACGAGAAAAATTCGTGCCTCGAGCCTGGAAAAATGAGCGTCTTGGTCAGCGTGCAGAGGTGACTCTATCCGTCGGTCTCCTGGTTTACCCGACACTTGTCACAAGACGTGGCTCAGACCTGGCTAGCTCTCCTTTAGCGCGATCATCACTATACCGTTCGAGCGCGAGCCAAGCACAGACTAGAACAAGTTATCGCCGATAGCATCACTGGATCAACGAATCAGCGTATCTCCAACAGACTCTGGTTGCCGTTCTGAAACCATGTCGGGCATGCCGAATGCCGAGCTCGTGCgcgagcaacagcaaccagGAGATCCTATGGGATCTTCTGCGCATCCGAATGCATACGTACCTGAAGTGGGCGGCCTAGGATCGGAGCTGCCGGAAGCGCCACGAGACAAGTTCTTTCGCAAGATGCGCGAGCAGCCTTTGGTTCCTATTGGTAAGCTTGGCACATTTCGTAACTGGAGGTTGCGCGATTTGATTGCGCAGATCTGACTCTGACATTCGCGGTTGCGCTCGTCTTTGAAATCAACAGGCTCATTGCTCACATGCGGCGCACTCATCGCTGCATCCAACCACCTCCGATCGGGCAATCGAGATCAGTTCAACAAGGCGTTGCGATGGCGTGTCGGCTTCCAAGGCTTAACCGTCCTAGCTGCGCTTGTCGGATCTTTCTACTACggccaacaagcagcagcgacgatcCCGGCTCCCGCTTCGTCTTCAGCCGATGCCCCGTTGCAACAAGGCGCAGTAACAACGCTACCAGGAAGGGCACCGACCGTGTGGCAACAGACGAGAGCTGATGAACGCGCCAACAAGGGTAGGAACGAATTCGAGGGCAGAGTCGGCCAAGCACTCGATAGGGAGTTGAACGACGATAAGAGGTTGGAAGAGGCGCTGTTGGGAAAGGAGGAGGAAATCAATCTGGAACAGTTGAAAAAGACGGCGACCAAGCCGAGACCCGTGATCGGTCAGGATGCGAGGCGACAAGTTTAGGTGCGAAGCGATGATATCTAGCATTCGTGCCCTTGCAGTATCAGTGGATTCTGCAAGCAGCTACTTGCAAAAGGTCAAGTGAAACAAAACAAAGTCACTCTGACCTGTCATTTGTGCGTCTCCTTGCTGAAGCTCAGGCGAGAGACGCTGAGAAACGCAAACGCGCTCCCGCCGTAAACAAAACGTTGAGCAATTGGCAAACTTTCAAAGAGCCATACACGAACGCAGTAGATAAATCCCTTGACAAAAGGTGAAGTATACAAAATCGCGGACCCGGTCACGGGTGAACAAGGATTGCTAAGAAACCACACGAGAGAGAAAGTGATCCAGGTTGTCGATCACCGACTGAGCGGCACGGGTCATGGTAGTGGTGGAGCGTgcagcgcctgctgctgggTCTTCTGGTCTCGGTGAAGCGTTGCACTGCGAATCGCTCTCGTCACTAGCTTCAATCTGTTCAAACGAAAACGCTTCTTCGGCGAACTGACCATCAGGCAGCCTGGATACGCAGTCACGTACCGCTTGAAGCGCTTCTCGAATCGCCAAACCTACTGCAGTATTGCCGCAAGGTAGCGATTGCAGCACAAGCTGATCCAGATCttcgagcaagtcgagcgcgTCGAGTGCGATGTGCAACGGTTGGTCGGGTCGTAGTGGTCCGTGTGCGTCGACAGCAACGAGCTGGTGATCCAGGCACGATGACCATAGCTTGGCTCGTAACGCTTGACGTGCTAGATCAACGAGGATCGGATCGACTGGGTGATGAATGCTGGCtagccaatcgtgaacgtgGACGACGGCTTCCGGTGTCAAACGGTGACACGTCGCCACGTCGCAGCTGTGCGTCCAACATTCGATCAAATCGCCAAAACGGTAGATCAAATGTTCTCGTACACTTGCCAATCCGAGCTGGGTCAGAAATCCTAATGGCGCCGATTTCGAGCTTACTGATGAGCTTCGTGCGCGTTTCGTCTGCACAACTTTGATCTCCTCCGAGTCGGATTTCACTCGCTTTCGACCACGTGCAACGTTGTCTGCTCCTCGCTTTGCCGGCTCCATTTGACACACGTAATCTGGTCGCTGCTCGGCCCACCACCTTTCTGCCcgcacgagcagcatccACACTTTTACCGCCTCGGACGCCTGCTCGCCATTGCCCAAGGCTGCACAACCGACCTGATCCAACCCCAAGATCTTGGCCAATGTGATAGCCTCGCAAAAGCGGAAAAAAGCCGCATCTTTCCACTCGGTGAAACCGCAATCTTGTGCTTGGTGCGAAGCAGTATCGAGATTGTAGAGCGCCATCGAGAGAAATAATGCAGTCAGGACGGTTTCCAGTGTGGGAGCTTGACCGAAGCTGATGCCTCCGCCGGGTGCTGAAGAGCGTAGGAGAAGGATTTGTTCGATCACCTGCGTGGCTTGTATGCGTAAAGCGTCCGAGTCGTGCGCTTTCGAAGAACGATTTGGGGCGACGCTGGGCATGAGAAATGATTGCTCAAGCTGTGCTTCGATGCTCTTGTCGCCAACGCGAGAGGTGGCGGATTTTGGCAGTGTGAGGCGCAACAGTCCGAGCAGGGATATGGACAGCGCAAGTGCAGCAAAAGAGGCATCGTGATCGTGCGACTTGCGCCCAAGCCGAGGATAGATGTAAGCTCGTGGCACAATGCCTGGACAAAGACGTTCGTATAGGTTTTCGTAAAATAGCGCCGTCCGTTTGGTCAGCGTCATGGTGTTGAGCGGATCGTCCATCacgcctgctgctggtctTGGAGCTTGTGATGACGAATCTGATTCAGCGTTTGGCTGCTCGAATTTGGGTGCAAGCCGAGCCTTGGCATCCACATCGTGGCGTTGCTGCATACTTGGCAGCGCTGATGTGAGGGTGGAGAAACTATTCCGCCTGCTCCCATCCGGCTCGATCAACCCCAAACTACCCAGAATGTGACCTGCCCAGAGTTTCTGTTTGGCCTCGTGATGAAATTGCACGTTCTGACCCAGCACTGCGAGCTGTGCAGATGCTGCAGGAGATCCCTTTTGCTGCGGATCCCAATCCACTTCTTCGGCCAAGATgccgagcagatccagGCCGGCCGTCGTAGCTACGCCTACACCTACCATGCTATTCTCGGCCGACGACGTGGCTACAGATGAGAAGCACGATTTGGAAGATGACAAAGTTGATGGTGTTGTCATGGTACCGACAAAGTCGGTGAGCGCCGAGATTGGAAGAGTCGACGGTGGGAATGCTGAGGTGGCTACCGAGAGTAGTTCCGAGTAGGCCGAATGTGTGGACGAGAACGGTGCCTGAGAGTCGAGTAGGCTTTGGAACGATGATGCGAATGCTACGAGAGTCGGGGGATCTGGCGAGAATCGCACTGGTTCGCTCTGCTGTTGGTACAAGTGAAGCTCGCTCTTTCCCAAGCGTTGCGAATTTGATGGTCGACGTACGGTCGAATCAAGGCCGCATaatctctctctcctcgATTCAATGCTCGCGGCAGAGCAATGTCGATTCCAGGCTGACGATaacgacgatgacgaacGCGATGATCTTGGCCAAGTCGGTCTAGCCAGctggtcgagaatggtgTAGCGAGTGATGTCGGTAGGTGCGTCGCAATCCGCCGAAGAACAAGACGATTCTTGAGGTGCACGAGATGCGGTGGCTGTTGCACTAGGAGTCATGCCGATAACCAACgcagacgatgatgatgtcAAAACAAGTAAAAGCAGGCGCCAAAAGTGTCGAAGCAAGTCGAAAGCAAGCGACTTTCGACGGCGGATTGTCGACCGCCTGGCTGGAAACCAAGACCCACCCCGAAGGCGTTCGACTCGTTAAAATTCCTTCGGAGTCAACGTTTGCAGAGAAGAGACCCGAGACCCAAAGACGATTGTGGAAACGGGAGCGGGATCTGAAAAGTCACCTAcgaggacaagaagctcatTGATTGGACTGGACCGATCAAGTAAGGAGGTGCCAGACGAGTTGAACGCAGTGGGTCTGTGGGACAAATTTGAGAACCAAGGCTGTAAACGAAACTCGCTATACACAGTCAGGAACGGCCAGTCGAGTGGAGAAagatcgagcatctcggTGCAGCTGTTTTCAACAAGTAGCTACAGAGAAGCTCAGCGACCGGAAGCTATACACGGGGAATGCAGGCTCGTGTCTGTTGCAGTTAAGTCAGAGAGgagagagcgagcgatCCACAGCCTTCGTGGGGAGGGAGCGGAGAACCGTCGGGCAAGTTCAAAGCCTTGCATGTTGC comes from Mycosarcoma maydis chromosome 1, whole genome shotgun sequence and encodes:
- a CDS encoding putative neutral amino acid permease, encoding MASTGLPSSLGDRSSGSVSPTQTVDVEKNGASHDEPVKVSQTQPATQTEFGEKREQYRSEEDYMYEQQKRSEGDHKFHRLGWKKLTVCLIVEAIALGALSIPSAFATLGMVAGVIVCIGIGLIAIYTSYIVGQVKVKFPQVSHYADAGQLMMGRFGYELVGAMFALQLTLLVGSHCLTGTIAFLNLSNNAICSLAFGVISAIILFIVAVPPSFSEVAILGYIDFASIIIAIGVVIIGTGIRKSQPEHALTLTEWSAWPKEGTTFADAWVALTNIVFAYSFAVCQFSFMDEMHTPTDYVKSIWALGIIEIVIYTVTGALIYAFVGTEVKSPALLSAGTTLSKVAFGIALPVIFISGSINTTVVARYVHGRMFKNSVIRYINTKMGWLTWLGLVALITVIAWVIAEAIPFFSDLLGIMSALFISGFTFYLPALMWFLLIKEGKWNATRWNTILSVVNAIVFVLGLLILVCGTYASVQDIIDQYNKGTVRGSFTCGPIG